Proteins encoded by one window of Arachis ipaensis cultivar K30076 chromosome B04, Araip1.1, whole genome shotgun sequence:
- the LOC110271111 gene encoding uncharacterized protein LOC110271111 → MGEAEKERVITGGDYGLEEEKDGEFHLHLHSHSQTQTQQQPNTSLADLNMLLVFLSLIYISTDECIEEGEGEEDEDKESTHIRREKEQVPVAKACTLSRIQDKRNDPKLGRRSFPSRFQTTIRDSRHGRKM, encoded by the exons ATGGGAGAGGCAGAGAAAGAAAGAGTGATTACCGGGGGAGATTATGGGttggaagaagagaaagatggAGAGTTCCATTTACATTTACATTCACATTCACAAACACAAACGCAGCAGCAGCCAAACACGTCCCTTGCGGATCTGAACATGCTGCTTGTATTCCTTTCCTTAATATACATTTCAACCGATGAGTGCattgaagaaggagaaggagaagaagacgaAGATAAGGAGAGCACCCACATCAGAAGGGAAAAGGAGCAGGTTCCTGTGGCCAAGGCATGCACCCTATCAAGAATACAAGACAAGAGAAATGATCCTAAGCTTGGCAGGAGATCCTTTCCATCAAGATTTCAAACTACCATTAGAGATTCCAG GCATGGAAGAAAAATGTGA